The following DNA comes from Rhodanobacter sp. AS-Z3.
ATGGCGTTCAAGCTGGCTGCGTCGATGGCGTTCAAGCAGGGCTTCGCGAAAGCCAGTCCGGTGTTGCTGGAACCGATCATGAAGGTTGAAATCGTGACGCCTGAGGATTACATGGGCGACGTGATGGGCGACATCAGCAAGCGTCGTGGCATGCTCACCGGCCAGGAAGATACGCCCTCGGGCAAGACCATCAATGCCGAGGTTCCGCTGGGTGAAATGTTCGGTTATGCGACCACGATTCGTTCGCTGACGCAGGGCCGGGCCACCTTCACGATGGAATTCGATCACTATGCCGAAGCGCCGACCAACGTCGCCGAGCAGGTGATGAAGAAGGCGTAAGCCGTGCGATCTTTTTGATCGCGGCAGCAAGGATCAAGACGCGGCTGTTGTTGGCTGCCGTCTCCAACGGCGCCCCTCGTGGACGCATTATCAAATTCAAGTTCTCTAGAGGTATGGGTCATGGCAAAGGGTAAATTCGAACGCACCAAGCCGCACGTCAACGTCGGCACGATTGGTCACGTGGATCACGGCAAGACGACGCTGACGGCAGCGCTGACGAAGGTCGGTGCAGAACGTTTCGGTGGCGAGTTCAAGGACTACAGCGCGATCGACGCGGCGCCGGAAGAGAAGGCGCGCGGCATCACGATCTCGACCGCTCACGTGGAATACGAGTCGCCGAAGCGCCACTACGCGCACGTCGACTGCCCGGGCCATGCTGACTATGTGAAGAACATGATCACCGGTGCGGCGCAGATGGACGGCGCGATCCTGGTGTGCTCGGCCGCAGACGGCCCGATGCCGCAGACCCGCGAGCACATCCTGCTGTCGCGTCAGGTTGGCGTGCCGTTCATCGTGGTCTACCTGAACAAGGCAGACATGGTCGATGACGCCGAGCTGCTTGAGCTGGTCGAGATGGAAGTGCGCGAGCTGCTTTCCAAGTACGACTTCCCGGGCGACGACACCCCGATGATCCACGGTTCGGCCAAGCTGGCGCTGGAAGGCGACCAGAGCGAGATTGGCGTGCCGTCGATCATCAAGCTGGTCGATGCGCTGGACAGCTACATCCCGGAGCCGGTGCGCGTGATTGACCGCCCGTTCCTGATGCCGGTGGAAGACGTGTTCTCGATCTCCGGCCGCGGCACCGTGGTGACCGGTCGTATCGAGCGCGGCATCATCAAGGTCGGCGACGAAATCGAAGTGGTCGGTATCCGCGACACGCAGAAGACCACCGTCACCGGCGTGGAAATGTTCCGCAAGCTGCTGGATCAGGGTCAGGCGGGCGACAACGCCGGTCTGCTGCTGCGCGGCCTGAAGCGTGACGACGTCGAGCGCGGCCAGGTGTTGGCCAAGCCGGGCACGATCACCCCGCATACCGACTTCGAGGCTGAGGTCTATGTGCTGTCGAAGGACGAGGGTGGCCGTCATACGCCGTTCTTCAAGGGCTACCGTCCGCAGTTCTACTTCCGCACCACCGACGTGACCGGCGCCTGCCAGTTGCCGGAAGGCGTGGAGATGGTGATGCCGGGCGACAACGTGAAGATGGTGGTGAGCCTGATCCACCCGATCGCGATGGACGAAGGCCTGCGTTTCGCCATTCGCGAAGGTGGCCGTACCGTCGGCGCCGGCGTGGTGGCGAAGGTCATCAAGTAAGTTCTGTTATCCCGGCAGCTTGCTGCCGGGATAACCCTTGTCGTTGATCCGGTCTACGGTCGGATGGCGTCAAGGCAGTGAGATGCATCACATTGCTTCGTACCCCTTCACTAATCGAAGATTAGTCGGTATACTTGGCAGCTCACTCGTTGATCAATCGCGTTTTTGATCAACTCACCGCGAAATGAGGTGCAGGATGCGCTTCGAGTTCGCTGGCCGTGGATCGGCCCTCGCAAGTTGACGTGATCGCAGGAGAAGTCCTGTTGATACGTCTTTTTGCGCGAGATTCGAATTGCACCAGGCGAGCTGATCCATGCTCGCCTGGTGTTTTTCAAAGAAGTCGCACGAAACATGCGCGACTTGGTCAAGTGGCAAAAGGTTGTGCGGGGCGGTGAGAAGCCGTTTCGTTTCACATTACGTTCTTTAGACAACAGGACACGGTTATGGCGAACCAGAAGATTCGGATTCGGCTGAAGGCATACGATCATCGACTGATCGACCGCTCGGCCAGCGAGATCGTCGAGACGGCTAAGCGCACGGGTGCCACGGTACTCGGCCCGATTCCGCTCCCGACCAAGATCGAGCGTTACACCATTCTGACGTCGCCGCACGTCGACAAGGATGCACGCGACCAGTACGAGACTCGTACCCACAAGCGTGTACTCGACATCGTCGACCCGAACGACAAAACCGTGGACGCGCTCATGAAGCTTGATCTCGCCGCTGGCGTCGATGTTCAGATCAAGCTCGGTTGAGCGACAGACAGGATACGAATATGAGTATCGGATTGGTTGGCCGCAAATGCGGCATGAGCCGACTCTTCACTGAAGATGGCCGCTCGATTCCGGTGACGCTGATTGAAGCGACGCCGAACCGGGTGACCCAGTTGAAGACGGACGATAACGATGGCTACAGCGCCGTCCAGGTTTCCGCTGGCACCAAGCGCGCGAATCTGTTGACGCAGCCGCTGAAGGGCCACTACGCGAAGGCCAAGGTTGAGCCGGGTCGTGGCTTGTGGGAATTCCGCGTTTCTGCCGATGACCTTGGCAAGTACGCCGTGGGCGCCGAGATCAAGGCTGACGACGTGTTCACCGTCGGCCAGATCGTTGACGTTGCCGGCGTTTCGAAAGGCAAGGGTTTCCAGGGCACGATCAAGCGCTGGAACTTCAAGATGGGTGACGCGACCCACGGTAACTCGCTGTCGCATCGCGCGCCGGGTTCCATCGGTCAGCGCCAGACTCCGGGTCGCGTTTTCCCCGGTAAAAAGATGTCCGGCCACATGGGTGCGGTGAATCGCACGCAGCAGGGTCTGGAAGTGGTCAAGGTCGACGTCGAGCGTCACCTGATTGCGGTGAAGGGCGCGGTACCGGGTGCAACCGGTGGCGACGTCATCATCGTGCCGACGACCAAGGGTTGAGGAGAGACGCCATGGAACTCAATGTTATTGGCGCCAAGCCGCTCAGCGTGTCGGACGAAGTGTTCGGCGGTGAGTACAAAAAGGCCCTGGTCCACCAAGTCGTGATCGCCTATCAGGCGGCCGGTCGTGCAGGTACGCAGTCGCAGCTCTCACGCGGCGAGATGTCCGGCACCACCAAGAAGTTCAAGAAGCAGAAGGGCGGCGGTGCCCGCCACGGTGACTATCGCGCTCCGATCTTCGTCGGTGGCGGTCGTACCTTCGCGGCGAAGCCGCGCAGCTACGAGCAGAAGGTCAACCGCAAGGCTTACCGTGTCGCTATTCGTTCGATCTTCTCCGAGCTGATTCGTCAGGATCGTCTGAAGGTCGTTGAGACTTTCGGCATCGAAGCGCCGAAGACCTCGTCGATGGTTGCCAAGCTGGCTGAGCTGGAAGTGTCCGGTCGCGTGCTGCTGGTGTCGGAAGATGCCTCCGAGTCCGTGTTCCTGGCCGCCCGCAACATCCCTTATATCCACGTGCTGGATGTGATGGGTCTGAACCCGGTCAGCCTGGTCGGTTCCGACCATGTGGTGATGACGGTCGACGCCGTGAAGAAAGTCCAGGAGTGGCTGGCATGAACAACGAACGCATTCTCGATACGCTGCGCGCGCCGCATATTTCCGAGAAATCGGCGCGTCTCGCCGAGCACAATCAGTACGTATTCGTGGTCGCCCCGACGGCGACCAAGGCCGATGTCCGTGCTGCCGTGGAAGGTTTGTTCGACGTCAAGGTCGAGCAGGTCAACCTCGTCAACACCAAGGGCAAGGTCAAAGCCTTTCGTCAACGCGCTGGCAGCCGCCAGGGCAAGCGTAAGGCCTACGTGCGTCTTGCCGATGGCCAGACCATCGACGTCGCCGCCAAGGCCTGAGCCAGGAGTTCTTTGAAATGGCACTAATTCACCACAAGCCGACCTCGCCGGGTCGTCGCGACGCAGTCAGCGTCAAGACGGAAGGGCTGTACAAGGGCGCGCCGTACGCGGCGTTGACCGAGTCGCAGTCCCGCACTGGCGGCCGCAACCACCACGGTCGCATCACCGTGCGTCATCGCGGCGGCGGTCACAAGCAGCATTACCGCATCATCGATTTCAAGCGCGACAAGGAAGGCATTGCCGCCCGCGTCGAGCGTATCGAATACGATCCGAACCGCACCGCGCACATCGCGTTGCTGTGCTACGCCGATGGCGAGCGTCGTTACATCATCGCGCCGAAGGGCGTGCAGGTGGATGACCGTCTGGTGTCGGGTCGTGATGCGCCGATCAAGGCTGGCAACTGCCTGCAGCTGCGCAACATCCCGATGGGTAGCACCATTCACTGCATCGAACTGCGTCCCGGCAAGGGCGCGCAGATTGCGCGCAGTGCCGGCGCCTCGGTGCAGCTGGTTGCCCGTGAGTCTGGTTATGCCACGCTGCGTCTTCGCTCCGGCGAAATGCGTCGCGTCTCGGTCGATTGCCGCGCCACCATTGGTGAAGTCGGCAACGGCGAGCACAGCCTGAAGAAGCTCGGCAAGGCTGGCGCGAAGCGCTGGCTGGGTATTCGCCCGACCGTTCGCGGTGTGGTGATGAACCCGGTCGACCATCCGCACGGTGGTGGTGAAGGCAAGACCTCCGGCGGTCGTCATCCGGTCAGCCCGTGGGGCACGCCGGCCAAGGGTTACAAGACCCGTAACAACAAGCGCACGCAGCAGTTCATCGTGCGTCGTCGTACCAAGTAACAGGAAGCCGACATGCCTCGCTCTTTGAAGAAAGGTCCGTTCGTCGACCTTCACCTCGTAAAGAAGGTGGAAGCTGCGGTTTCCGCCCACAACAAGCGCCCGATCAAGACCTGGTCGCGTCGCTCGATGATCCTGCCGGAAATGGTCGGCTTGACCATTGCCATCCACAACGGCCGTCAGCACGTGCCCGTTCTGATCAACGAGAACATGGTCGGGCACAAGCTCGGCGAGTTCGCGGTGACCCGCACGTTCAAAGGCCATGTCGGCGACAAGAAGGGCAAGTGATGAGCACTGAAGCCAAAGCGATCCTGCGCGGCGCCCGCATTTCGGCGCAAAAGGCACGCCTGGTGGCTGATCTGGTCCGCGGGCTTCCCGTGGGCCGAGCCAGCGACGTGCTCACCTTTACCAACAAGAAAGCCGCGCTCCTTGTCCGCAAGGTGCTGCTGTCGGCCGTCGCCAACGCCGAGAACAATCTCGGTGCCGACGTCGATGAGCTGAAAGTGGCCAGCATCTTCGTGGACGAAGGTCCGGCGATGAAGCGTATGTATGCCCGCGCCAAAGGCCGCGGTTCGCGCATTCTCAAGCGCACCAGCCACATCACTGTGGTTGTTGGCAACTAACCGAGGATAGAGACGATGGGTCATAAAGTTCATCCCACCGGTATCCGCCTCGGCATTGCCAAGGACTGGAACTCGAAGTGGTTCGCCAACAAGCGTGATTACGCGAAGTATCTCGTGGCCGATATCAAGGTCCGCGATATGCTGAAGAAGAAGCTGGCCGCTGCCGGCATCTCGAAAATCCAGATCGAGCGTCCGGCCAAAACCGCACGCGTGACGATCCACACCGCCCGTCCGGGCGTGGTGATCGGCAAGAAGGGCGAGGATATCGAGAAGCTGCGCAAGGAAGTCAGCGACATGATGGGCGTTCCGACGCACATCAACGTCAACGAAGTGCGCAAGCCCGAGCTCGACGCACAGCTGGTTGCCGAGTCGATCGCGCAACAGCTTGAGCGCCGCATCATGTTCCGTCGGGCAATGAAGCGCTCGGTCGGCAACGCGATGCGCCTGGGCGCACTGGGCATCAAGATCAACGTCTCCGGTCGTCTGAACGGTGCCGAGATCGCTCGTTCCGAGTGGGCTCGTGAGGGTCGCGTGCCGCTGCATACGTTGCGCGCAGACATTGACTACGGTACGGCCGAGGCGAAAACCACCTACGGCATCATCGGTATCAAGGTCTGGGTCTACAAGGGTGAGATCTTCGATTTGGCTGCTGCCAGCCAGGAAACGAAGGACGAACCGTCGCAGCCGCGCCGCGAAGGTGGCGAAGGTCGTCGTAACGATTCGCGTCGCGAGGCCGGTGACGGCCGCCGCGAGCGGTCTGCGAAGTAAGGAGAGTTGCCATGTTGCAACCTAAGCGAACCAAATACCGCAAGCAGTTCAAGGGCCGTAATGACGGTCTGGCGCAATGCTCCAACCTCGTCAGCTTTGGCGAGTACGGCCTGAAGGCGACGACTCACGGTGCGCTTACCGCGCGTCAGATCGAAGCCGCACGTCGTTGCATCACCCGCTTCGTCAAGCGTGGCGGCAAGTTGTGGATTCGTGTGTTCCCCGACAAGCCGATCACCAAGAAGCCCATCGAAGTCCGTATGGGTGCCGGCAAGGGCAGCGTCGAGTTCTGGGTCGCTCCGATCCAGCCTGGTCGCATGCTTTACGAGATCGAGGGCGTTGACGAGTTGACTGCGCGCGAGGCGTTCCGCCTCGCCGCTGCCAAGCTCTCGGTGCAGACTCAGTTTGTGACACGGGCGGTGATGTGATGGCCAGCAAAGATATCAATAACCAGTCGGCCGACGAGCTGAAGCAGCATCTGCTGGACCTGCGCAAGGAGCAGTTCAATCTGCGCATGCAAAAGGGTTCCGGCCAGCTCACCCAGCCGCACCAGCTGCGCCGCGTTCGGCGCGACATCGCCCGCACGAAGTTCGTGCTCGGCAGCAAGAAGTAAGGGACGGCCGACATGAGCGACAACAAGAAGCAGACGCGTACCCTTGAGGGCCGCGTCACCAGCAACAAGATGGACAAGACGGTTACCGTCCTGATCGAGCGTCAGGAGCAGCATTGGTTGCTCGGCAAGATCATTCGCCGGTCAACCAAGTTGCACGCGCAGGACGACCTGGGTGCGAACGAGGGTGACCTCGTGCGTATCGCCGAGTGCCGTCCATTGTCCAAGACCAAACATCACCGCGTGGTTGAGATCATCACGCGCGCCAACGTCTAAGGGAGGGTGCAGACATGATCCAGATGCAGAGCACGCTTTCCGCAGCGGACAATAGCGGCGCGAAGGAATTGATGTGCATCAAGGTGCTCGGCGGCTCCAAGCGCCGTTACGCCGCGATCGGTGACGTGATCAAAGTCACCGTGAAAGATGCGATTCCGCGCGGCAAGGTCAAGAAGGGCGAAGTTTACAACGCCGTGGTGGTTCGTACCGCCAAGGGTGTGCGTCGTCCCGATGGTTCGCTGATCCGTTTTGACGGCAACGCAGCGGTCCTCCTCAACAACAAGCTCGAGCCTATCGGCACCCGTATTTTCGGACCGGTTACCCGCGAGCTGCGCAGCGAGAAGTTCATGAAGATCGTCTCGCTTGCTCCCGAAGTGCTCTGAGCGGAGTCAAGATATGAACCGTATCCGCAAGGGTGATCAGGTCCTCGTGATCACCGGCAAAAACAAGGGTCAGCGCGGCGATGTGCTGCGTGTTGCAGACGATCGTGTATTCGTCTCCAACGTGAACCTGGTCAAGCGTCACACCAAGCCGAATCCGCAGGCCAATCAGGCCGGTGGCATCGTCGAGCGTGAGGCTTCGATCCATCTCTCCAATGTGCAGCTGTTCAACCCCGCCACGAACAAGGGTGAACGCGTCGGCACCAAAACGCTCGAAGATGGGCGCAAGGTCCGCGTGTTCCGTTCGAATGGCGAGGTCGTGGACGCGTAAGGAATCACGATCATGACCCGCCTCGAAAATTTCTACAAAGAACAGGTAGTCGCCAAGCTCACCGAGCAGTTCGGCTACCAGAACGTGATGCAGGTTCCCCGCATCACCAAGATCACGCTGAACATGGGCGTGGGCGAAGCTGCCGGCAACAAGAAGATTCTTGAAAACGCCGTGGCCGACATGGCCAAGCTTTCCGGCCAGAAGCCGATCACGACCAAGGCCCGCGTTTCAGTGGCTTCGTTCAAGATTCGTGACGGCTGGCCGATTGGTTGCAAGGTCACTCTGCGCCGTGCCCAGATGTGGGAGTTCATGGACCGCCTGATCAACATCTCGCTGCCGCGCGTGCGCGACTTCCGTGGTGTGTCGGCAAAAGCGTTTGACGGTCGTGGCAACTACAACTTCGGTATCAAGGAACAGATCATCTTTCCTGAAATCGACTTCGACCAGGTTGATGCGTTGCGCGGCATGGATATCTCCATCGCCACCACCGCCAAGACTGACGAAGAGGCGAAAGCCCTGCTGACCGCGTTCAGCTTCCCGTTCCGCAACTGATAGGCGTTATCCATGGCCAAGACATCAATGGTGAACCGCGATATCAAGCGGACCAAACTCGTGCAGAAGTTCGCCGCCAAGCGCGCTGAGCTCAAGGCGATCGTGCAGAGCCCCAAGGCCTCTTACGAGGAGAAGATGGAAGCTCAGACGAAGCTGCAGAAGCAGCCGCGCGACGCATGCCCAGCACGTCAGCGTACGCGTTGCGCCCTGACGGGTCGCCCGCGTGCCGTCTATGCGAAGTTTGGGCTGGGTCGCAACAAGCTGCGCGAAGCAACCATGCGCGGCGACGTGCCGGGTCTGCGCAAGGCCAGCTGGTAATCAAACAACGTTCCTCGCCGGTTTGACGGGTCGTGTTCCCGTCAGCCGGTTGCTCGACCGCAGCCATTGCTGCAGTCGTTGGATGCGACTACCGCGTCGTTATTCGCCAAAACCTGAAATAGCTGTTATAGTCGGCGGTCTGCGCAAAGCAGACTGGCGCTTTTGCCAGCTCACAATTTGATTGATTTCCGGTTTTCTCGGATATCGGTGCACTCTGAAGGATGTTTTCATGAGCATGACTGATCCCATCGCCGATCTGTTCACGCGCGTTCGCAATGCCCAGGCTATGGGCAAGCCCGTCGTGCGTATGCCGTCGTCGAAAATGAAGGTGGCGATTGCCGACCTTCTCAAGAACGAGGGCTACATCCTCGACGCCAAGACTTCCGCTGAGGAAGGCAAGCCGGTGCTCGAGATCAAGCTCAAGTATTTCGAGGGCCAGCCGGCCATCGAGAAGATTTCCCGTGTCAGCCGGTCCGGCCTGCGTGTGTATCGCGGCAAGGATGAGCTGCCGAAGGTCCTCGGTGGCCTGGGTATCTCGATCATTTCGACTTCTGCCGGTCTGCTGACCGATGCGCAGGCCCGTGCCAAGGGTCTGGGCGGCGAAGTCATCGGCCAAGTGGCATAAGGAGTCTTTCGATGTCACGTGTTGCCAAACTACCAATTTCCCTGCCCAAGGGCGTCGAGATGACTGTCGGTAACGACAATATCTCCGTCAAGGGTCCGAAGGGCACGCTGTCCGTGCATCACTTGCCGGGCGTCAGCATCGTTGTGGACAACGGCGTTGCCAACATCAGCCTCAACGAAGGCGCCGACGATAAATTCGGTGGCACCGCGCGTGCCTTGCTGGCGAACATGGTTACCGGTGTCTCCACTGGCTACGAGCGCAAGCTGGAGCTGGTTGGCGTCGGTTACCGCGTCTCCATGACCGGCACCACGTTGAACCTGAGTCTGGGTTTCTCGCATCCGGTGACGTTTGAGGCGCCGGCAGGCGTCAGCATCGAAACGCCGACGCAGACCGAAGTCCTGATCAAGGGTGCGGACAAGCAGGTTGTGGGTCAGGTTGCCGCCAAGATCCGTGGGTTCCGTCCGCCTGAGCCGTACAAGGGCAAGGGTGTGCGTTACTCCGGCGAGAAGATCACCCTGAAGGAAGCCAAGAAGGCTTGAGTACGCTTTCCCTGCGTGTGGAGGCGGCCATCCATGGCCGCACTACTCACAAGAGCGCTACTTAGTTTTTGCCGATCCGCTTTCGAGGAATACAGAAATGAACAAGAACGAAAATCGCCTGCGCCGCGCCAAGTCAACGCGCTCGCACATCCGCAAGCTGGCTGTAGCTCGCTTGTCGGTGCATCGCACTGGCCAGCATATCTATGCGCAGGTGTTCGACGCCTCCGGCACCAACGTGGTGGCTGCGGCCTCCACCGTGCAGAAGTCGGTCGCCGAAGGTCTGAAGGGCACCAAGAACCTTACGGCCGCAGCGGCAGTGGGCAAGGCCATCGCCGAGCGCGCCATGGCTGCGGGTATCGAGTCGGTTGCATTTGACCGTTCGGGCTTCCGCTACCACGGTCGCATCAAGGCGTTGGCCGAAGCGGCTCGTGAGGCTGGTCTGAAGTTCTAAGGGTTACTGGGTCGGGCATCTCCCGATTTCCACTGCGTCATCTACAACTCCA
Coding sequences within:
- the rpsN gene encoding 30S ribosomal protein S14 codes for the protein MAKTSMVNRDIKRTKLVQKFAAKRAELKAIVQSPKASYEEKMEAQTKLQKQPRDACPARQRTRCALTGRPRAVYAKFGLGRNKLREATMRGDVPGLRKASW
- the rplW gene encoding 50S ribosomal protein L23 is translated as MNNERILDTLRAPHISEKSARLAEHNQYVFVVAPTATKADVRAAVEGLFDVKVEQVNLVNTKGKVKAFRQRAGSRQGKRKAYVRLADGQTIDVAAKA
- the rpsJ gene encoding 30S ribosomal protein S10, yielding MANQKIRIRLKAYDHRLIDRSASEIVETAKRTGATVLGPIPLPTKIERYTILTSPHVDKDARDQYETRTHKRVLDIVDPNDKTVDALMKLDLAAGVDVQIKLG
- the rplB gene encoding 50S ribosomal protein L2, whose protein sequence is MALIHHKPTSPGRRDAVSVKTEGLYKGAPYAALTESQSRTGGRNHHGRITVRHRGGGHKQHYRIIDFKRDKEGIAARVERIEYDPNRTAHIALLCYADGERRYIIAPKGVQVDDRLVSGRDAPIKAGNCLQLRNIPMGSTIHCIELRPGKGAQIARSAGASVQLVARESGYATLRLRSGEMRRVSVDCRATIGEVGNGEHSLKKLGKAGAKRWLGIRPTVRGVVMNPVDHPHGGGEGKTSGGRHPVSPWGTPAKGYKTRNNKRTQQFIVRRRTK
- the rpsS gene encoding 30S ribosomal protein S19, which translates into the protein MPRSLKKGPFVDLHLVKKVEAAVSAHNKRPIKTWSRRSMILPEMVGLTIAIHNGRQHVPVLINENMVGHKLGEFAVTRTFKGHVGDKKGK
- the rplC gene encoding 50S ribosomal protein L3, translated to MSIGLVGRKCGMSRLFTEDGRSIPVTLIEATPNRVTQLKTDDNDGYSAVQVSAGTKRANLLTQPLKGHYAKAKVEPGRGLWEFRVSADDLGKYAVGAEIKADDVFTVGQIVDVAGVSKGKGFQGTIKRWNFKMGDATHGNSLSHRAPGSIGQRQTPGRVFPGKKMSGHMGAVNRTQQGLEVVKVDVERHLIAVKGAVPGATGGDVIIVPTTKG
- the rplE gene encoding 50S ribosomal protein L5, which produces MMTRLENFYKEQVVAKLTEQFGYQNVMQVPRITKITLNMGVGEAAGNKKILENAVADMAKLSGQKPITTKARVSVASFKIRDGWPIGCKVTLRRAQMWEFMDRLINISLPRVRDFRGVSAKAFDGRGNYNFGIKEQIIFPEIDFDQVDALRGMDISIATTAKTDEEAKALLTAFSFPFRN
- the rplN gene encoding 50S ribosomal protein L14, encoding MIQMQSTLSAADNSGAKELMCIKVLGGSKRRYAAIGDVIKVTVKDAIPRGKVKKGEVYNAVVVRTAKGVRRPDGSLIRFDGNAAVLLNNKLEPIGTRIFGPVTRELRSEKFMKIVSLAPEVL
- the rplR gene encoding 50S ribosomal protein L18 — its product is MNKNENRLRRAKSTRSHIRKLAVARLSVHRTGQHIYAQVFDASGTNVVAAASTVQKSVAEGLKGTKNLTAAAAVGKAIAERAMAAGIESVAFDRSGFRYHGRIKALAEAAREAGLKF
- the rplP gene encoding 50S ribosomal protein L16 encodes the protein MLQPKRTKYRKQFKGRNDGLAQCSNLVSFGEYGLKATTHGALTARQIEAARRCITRFVKRGGKLWIRVFPDKPITKKPIEVRMGAGKGSVEFWVAPIQPGRMLYEIEGVDELTAREAFRLAAAKLSVQTQFVTRAVM
- the rplV gene encoding 50S ribosomal protein L22, giving the protein MSTEAKAILRGARISAQKARLVADLVRGLPVGRASDVLTFTNKKAALLVRKVLLSAVANAENNLGADVDELKVASIFVDEGPAMKRMYARAKGRGSRILKRTSHITVVVGN
- the rplF gene encoding 50S ribosomal protein L6, which produces MSRVAKLPISLPKGVEMTVGNDNISVKGPKGTLSVHHLPGVSIVVDNGVANISLNEGADDKFGGTARALLANMVTGVSTGYERKLELVGVGYRVSMTGTTLNLSLGFSHPVTFEAPAGVSIETPTQTEVLIKGADKQVVGQVAAKIRGFRPPEPYKGKGVRYSGEKITLKEAKKA
- the rpsH gene encoding 30S ribosomal protein S8, which translates into the protein MSMTDPIADLFTRVRNAQAMGKPVVRMPSSKMKVAIADLLKNEGYILDAKTSAEEGKPVLEIKLKYFEGQPAIEKISRVSRSGLRVYRGKDELPKVLGGLGISIISTSAGLLTDAQARAKGLGGEVIGQVA
- the rpmC gene encoding 50S ribosomal protein L29, with the protein product MASKDINNQSADELKQHLLDLRKEQFNLRMQKGSGQLTQPHQLRRVRRDIARTKFVLGSKK
- the rplD gene encoding 50S ribosomal protein L4, producing MELNVIGAKPLSVSDEVFGGEYKKALVHQVVIAYQAAGRAGTQSQLSRGEMSGTTKKFKKQKGGGARHGDYRAPIFVGGGRTFAAKPRSYEQKVNRKAYRVAIRSIFSELIRQDRLKVVETFGIEAPKTSSMVAKLAELEVSGRVLLVSEDASESVFLAARNIPYIHVLDVMGLNPVSLVGSDHVVMTVDAVKKVQEWLA
- the rpsQ gene encoding 30S ribosomal protein S17, producing the protein MSDNKKQTRTLEGRVTSNKMDKTVTVLIERQEQHWLLGKIIRRSTKLHAQDDLGANEGDLVRIAECRPLSKTKHHRVVEIITRANV
- the rplX gene encoding 50S ribosomal protein L24 is translated as MNRIRKGDQVLVITGKNKGQRGDVLRVADDRVFVSNVNLVKRHTKPNPQANQAGGIVEREASIHLSNVQLFNPATNKGERVGTKTLEDGRKVRVFRSNGEVVDA
- the rpsC gene encoding 30S ribosomal protein S3 — encoded protein: MGHKVHPTGIRLGIAKDWNSKWFANKRDYAKYLVADIKVRDMLKKKLAAAGISKIQIERPAKTARVTIHTARPGVVIGKKGEDIEKLRKEVSDMMGVPTHINVNEVRKPELDAQLVAESIAQQLERRIMFRRAMKRSVGNAMRLGALGIKINVSGRLNGAEIARSEWAREGRVPLHTLRADIDYGTAEAKTTYGIIGIKVWVYKGEIFDLAAASQETKDEPSQPRREGGEGRRNDSRREAGDGRRERSAK
- the tuf gene encoding elongation factor Tu, whose translation is MAKGKFERTKPHVNVGTIGHVDHGKTTLTAALTKVGAERFGGEFKDYSAIDAAPEEKARGITISTAHVEYESPKRHYAHVDCPGHADYVKNMITGAAQMDGAILVCSAADGPMPQTREHILLSRQVGVPFIVVYLNKADMVDDAELLELVEMEVRELLSKYDFPGDDTPMIHGSAKLALEGDQSEIGVPSIIKLVDALDSYIPEPVRVIDRPFLMPVEDVFSISGRGTVVTGRIERGIIKVGDEIEVVGIRDTQKTTVTGVEMFRKLLDQGQAGDNAGLLLRGLKRDDVERGQVLAKPGTITPHTDFEAEVYVLSKDEGGRHTPFFKGYRPQFYFRTTDVTGACQLPEGVEMVMPGDNVKMVVSLIHPIAMDEGLRFAIREGGRTVGAGVVAKVIK